The Pseudomonas leptonychotis genomic sequence TCCTTGGTCTGCTCGGTAAAGGCAAAGGTTACCGGCCAGAAATCAGATGTGGCGACCCACACGCGCAATGACAGGTTCACCGCGCTGTCACCCAGCCCAGTGACAAACACCACCGGAGCCGGATCAGCATGCACGCGTGGATCCTTGGCTATCGCCAAGAGCACGTCTCGCGCCTGCTTAATATCACTCGAATAATCGATACCCACATTGATATCGACACGCCGCTTGGGCTCGCGCGAATAGTTGGTGATATGGCCATTCGACAGGCTGCCGTTGGGCACGATCACTACTTTGTTATCGGCAGTTTTCAGCGTGGTATGGAAAATTTGAATGCTGTCGACGCTGCCCGACACGCCTTGCGCCTCAATCCAGTCGCCGGCGCGAAATGGGCGAAACAGCATGATCAACACCCCGCCCGCGAAATTCGCCAGGCTGCCTTGCAGGGCCAAGCCGATGGCCAGGCCGGCCGCACCGATCACCGCGATAAAGGAGGTGGTTTCCACAC encodes the following:
- a CDS encoding mechanosensitive ion channel family protein, with product MEFNVEQIVKMSEAWLPVVLEYSGKLTLALITMLIGWWLIGKLTSSIGRLLNLRQVDRALSSFICSLVGIVLKILLLVSVASMIGVETTSFIAVIGAAGLAIGLALQGSLANFAGGVLIMLFRPFRAGDWIEAQGVSGSVDSIQIFHTTLKTADNKVVIVPNGSLSNGHITNYSREPKRRVDINVGIDYSSDIKQARDVLLAIAKDPRVHADPAPVVFVTGLGDSAVNLSLRVWVATSDFWPVTFAFTEQTKERMDEAGIGIPFPQRVVHLVQQNS